The Rhizobium rosettiformans genomic sequence GTGAGCGGTGTGCCGCACTTGCCGCAGAAGCCGCGCTTCACTTTGGCGGACGAGCGGTAGAGCATCGGCTGCCCGCGCGTCCAGGTCAGATGCGCCTGATCGGCGGTCACAAATGCGCCGAAGAACGAGCCGAACTGCTTCTGGCACATACGGCAATGGCAGATCGACGGCCGCCCAAGCTTCGACGCCTGGAACCGGATCGCGCCGCACTGGCAGCCACCACTCTCGATCTCGCTCATCTCGACGTCCTCATTGCATCGCCATGAAAATCGTGACGCCGATGATCACGGCAGCCACCAGAACGCCCTTGGCGATCAGGCCGTAGAGCAGCCATTTCGGCATTTTGGTGTTGGGTTGAGTCATGCGGTGGCCTCGCGAGTGTGGCGTCACCCCCCTCTGTCCTGCCGGACATCTCCCCCACAGGGGGGGAGAGCGGGAACCCGCCGACCTCGCCTCTGAGATTCAAGGGCCTGGAATTGGTGTGGCACGACGCACGCGGCCCCACTCTCCCCCCTTGTGGGGGACATGGCACGAAGTGACAGAGGGGGGTAATGCGCGCCGCAGCAGACACTGCCATCATCACGACCACCCCTTTCCCGCAACAATCACAATATGCTGGCAAACATTGTCGATGTCCCGCAGCACGTCGTCGTTCCAGAACCGCAGCACCGTCCAGCCATCCTGCTCCAGCCGCCTCGTGCGGGCCGCATCATATGCGATATCGGCATCGTTCCCGTGCCGAGACCCGTCCACCTCCACAATCAGCTTATGATCCGAGCAGGCGAAATCGACGATGAAGCCGGCAATCGGCACCTGTCGGCGAAAGCCAAGGCCCATCAAGCGATGCGCGCGCAGGCAGCCCCAGAGCTTGCGCTCGGCATCTGTCATTTCGTGGCGCATGCGCTTTGCATGGGCGCGCCGTTGCGGTGGAACGGGTGCATGCGGCATGGCAGCTTCCATCACCGGTTTGAACTGGTGGGAAGACTGTCTCTGGTTGTGTGTTCTGGCAAGGGGCTTGGTTGGCGTTGCGTGTGCGGCACCCCCCTCTGTCCTGCCGGACATCTCCCCCACAAGGGGGGAGAGCGGGAACCCGCCGACCTCGCCTCTGAGATTCAAGGGCCTGGAATTGGTGTGGCACGACGCATGCTTCCCCACTCTCCCCCCTTGTGGGGGAGATGTCACGAAGTGACAGAGGGGGGTAATCTGCACCGCAGCCGAAACCATTTTACCGCTTGACCTCCCAGGTCGTCACCCGCTCGCCGGTCTCCTTGTCCTTGCCGTCCTTGAGCTGGATGCCTTTGGCGGCAAGTTCGTCCCGGATCTTGTCCGCTTCGGCAAAATTCTTCGCCTTCAGCATTTCGAGCCGCATGTCGACCAAGGCCTGGACCGCGGCGGAGAGATCGTCGCTGAGTTCTGCCTTCTTCGGCGCAACACCGAGCAAGGCTGCCGAGGCGACAAAGAGCGGCAGCTTCGACGGATCCGCATTCGCCGCCTGCGCGAGTGCATGAATCGCCTGAACGGCCGCAACCGTGTTGAGGTCATCAGAGAGGGCTTCTAGAACGGCTGCATCCGGGGCCACGTCACCGGCATCACCTGCCGGCCACTTTGCCAGCAGACGTTCTGCCTCTTCCAGCCGCTTGACCGAAAAATCGATCGGCTCGCGGTAATGCGTCATCAGCATGGCGAGCCTCAGCACTTCGCCCGGCCACTTCCGCCCGCCGAATTTCTCCGTCGCCAGCAACTCGTTGATCGTGACGAAATTACCCTCCGACTTCGACATCTTCCGGCCTTCGACCTGCAGGAAGCCGTTGTGCATCCACACGGTCGCCATCAGGTCGTTGTCGAAGGCGCAGCAGGACTGGGCGATCTCGTTTTCGTGGTGCGGGAAGATCAGGTCCAGTCCGCCGCCATGGATGTCGAACTGGTGCGGCTTGGCCTTCGCCTTGGGGGACAGGCGATCCTTGATCTCTTCCCAGAGATAGCGGTCGGACATGGCAGAGCATTCGATATGCCAGCCGGGACGCCCATAGATCGGCGTGGTGATCTTCTCGAAGGTGAAGCTCGCCGGCCAGCCTGGCTCTGTGTCAGCGGACTGCTTCCACAGCACGAAATCGGCTGGGTTCATCTTGTGGCTTTCGACCGCGACGCGGGCGCCTGCCTGCTGGTCTTCGAGCTTGCGCTTTGACAGCATGCCGTAATCGGCCATCGAGGCGGTCGAAAACAGCACTTCATGGCCTTCCGAACCGCTGGCGACATAGGCATGGCCCATGTCGAGCAGCCGCTGGATGATCGTGATCATCTGCGGAATGTTGTCGGTGGCGCGTGGCTCGACGGTGGGCTTCAGACAGCCGAGCGAGGCCACGTCCTCGTGGAACTGGCTTTCCGTCTTGCCGGTAACAGCCCGGATCGCCTCGTTGAGGCTCATCGAACCATCGGCGATCTGCCCGCCGAAATCGCGCAACGCCCGCGCGTTGATCTTGTCATCGACGTCGGTGATGTTGCGGACATAGGTCACCTTGTCGGCGCCATAGGTGTGGCGGAGCAGCCGGAAGAGCACATCGAAGACGATGACGGGGCGCGCGTTGCCGATATGGGCAAAGTCGTAGACCGTCGGGCCGCAGACATACATGCGCACATTGTCGGGATCGATCGGCTCGAAGTCGACCTTCTCGCGTGTGAGCGTGTTGTAAAGCTTGAGGCCGCCGGCCATGTGAAACTCCCAGAATGATTGACCCGGCTGGACCGGGTCGTTTGTCATCTGGGGCTATGCAGGAGACGAAAACGGCCAGGCCAGCGAATACGCTAGCGAATAATGATCCCGCAAATGGTGCAGAAGCTCGTTTTCATGCTGGGTGTTATGGCGCGGGTCGTGATTTTGGTCAAGGGCGCTTGCGGCGTCCCGAAACAGGCCACCCGCCAGCTGCCAACTGTGGATAGTCACTCTTCGGGTTAAGTCTTTTTCAAGGTAACTCCCCCAATTCTAGCGTGGTAATCCCCCGCCCTCGGAGATGATCTTCGGCATGGACCACAGCCTGCATCTGCCAACAGTGATGATCGTCCATGCGTTGATCACACTGATATCAACGGTCGTGACGATTTATATGTGGCTGCGAAACCGGGACAGCCGCATCCTGCCGATGCTGGTCGCGGCGGGGCTCGCTGGCTGCACGGCCATGTTTCTGCATTCGGCGCGCAGTTCGCTGCCGCTGTTCTTGTCGTCGGGCGTCGGTCTCGGGCTCGGCGTTTTCGCCGTCGGCCTCTACTGGCAGGCGGTCGTTGTGTTCGAGGGCGGCAAGGCCTCTTTAACAAAGGCCTCCATCGGGCTGATTGTCTGGACGGCGCTCTGGCTGATGCCGGTCGTCTATCAATCGGTAGAGCTGAGAACCACGATTCTTGGCCTCCTGATTGCTGGCTACTGCTTCCTTACGGCGGAAGATATCTTGCGCAAGGCAAAGCGAGAACCGTTGCCGTCCAGGTCGATTGCTGCCGTGGCAAACCTCATTCGAGGCGCGGTTTGGCTGGCGCCGGTGCCGCTGTCGCTCTTTGTCGGGCCGGCCTACGCGGCCGATGGCACGACGGCACCCTGGTTTGCCTATATCGTGCTGGCCAACTCCATGATGATCGTGCTGACGCTCGTCGCTCTGCTGATGCTGGCGAAGGAGCGCGACGAACTCCGTTATCGACTGGCCTCGGAACGGGATCCGCTGACCAATCTCGCCAATCGTCGCACCTTCGTGACGAGTGCCTGCAAGATGCTGCAAGAGCAGGAGGGCGCCAGCCTGCTCTTGCTCGATATCGACCACTTCAAGGTCGTCAACGATACGCACGGCCATGCGGCAGGAGACCAGGTTCTGCTAGCCTTCTCCCGTACCATCGAGCAGCGGATGCCCAAGGGCTGGCTTTTTGCGCGCATCGGCGGCGAAGAGTTTGCCTGTCTGATGCCCCGGATGAGTGCCCAGAAGGCCGTCGCCGTAGCGGAAAACCTGCGGCTTGCCGTGGCCGACATGCTTTTGCCGGCCTCTTCCCCGCTGCGGGTCACGGTCAGCATCGGCGTCAGTGAAGCGAAGGAGCGGGGTGCCGATCTGGACGAGCTTCTCGCCACCGCAGATGCTGCGCTCTACCGAGCGAAGGCTGATGGTCGAAACTGTGTCCGTCTCTATGAACCGGTGGCCTTGCTTGCTGAGACCGGCAATACTCTGGCATTGGCTGTCGAACAGCCTCGCCGGCGTTTGGCGCGCATGCGGCGACGGGCGGGCTGATCAGGCCACCCGGCGCGGCGTCCTCACGATCCCGAGTACGAGCGCGCATCCGACGATGATCACGGCGCCACCCATCAGTTGCAGCACTGTCAGCGGTTCGTCGAGTATCAAAGCCCCAACCAGCACGGCCACGACTGTCACGACGAACTCGACACTGATCGCGGCCGTCGCACCGATGCTTTTGACCAGACCGAAATAGAGCACGTAGGTGAGCGCACTCATCAGGGCTGCCAGCGCCACAAGATAGAGGTAGTCGATCGCAGCAGGCGTCGTGGGAACCGGAACGAACCACAGAAGCGGCAGCGTCAGGATACCACCGGCGATGAAGGAGCCGATCGTGACCTCCCAGGGGCCGGTGCCGGAAAGATATCGGCTCGCATAATTGCTGCCAAAGGCGGCCGAGAAGGTTGAGCCGACCATGGCGGCACAGCCGAGCAGGAAGGCGAAGGTCACGGGAACTGCCGGAAATCCCACCAGCATGATGATGCCGATCGTGCCCAGCGCAAGGCCGAGCACTCGCGCCTGTGTGATCCGCTCCAGTCCCCACAGCTGCGCGATGACCATGGAGAAAAGGGGGATGGATGCGACGAAAATCGCGGCCATCGCCGTGCCGATCAGCGGCGTCGCGTAGGAGAGGCCCACAAGCTGCCCGGCCACAGTGGTTGCACCGACGATCGTGAAAGGCAGCCAGCCTGCACGGAAGTCGAGCCGGCGTCGCATGGCCCTCGCAATCAAGTAAAGCAGGGCGCCGGCAATGAAGCAGCGAAATGTCACCGCGCCGATCCAGCCGAAGGCATCCACCACGTGCAGAAGCAGGACGAACGAAAGCCCCCAGGCCAGAGACAGATAGGCGTAAGCGGCAAAATCTCTGGGCGACATGGATGATCCTGATATGGAATGGCTGCCGGTAGGTAGGAGATCCTGCTCCTACTCCGGCATGCGGTAGTCGACCATCTTGCCTTCGCGAACGATGAAGAGCTTGCCGGTTTCCGTCTGGTCCGGGCCGACGAGCGGCAGAAGCTTGGCGGCAACTTCGGACGGATGCGGCAGAGTGGCTGGATCTTCACCCGGCATGGCCTGGGCGCGCATGGCGGTGCGGGTAGCGCCAGGATCAACGGAGAGCACGCGCAGAGGCAGGCGCTGGGTCTCGGCCGCCCAGGTGCGGGCGAGCGCCTCGACGGCTGCCTTGGAGGCGGAGTAGGGGCCCCAGAACGGACGGCACTTGTGGGCGGCACCCGAGGACAGGATCAGAGCACGACCCTGGTCGGACTTGACGAGAAGCGGCTCGAGCGAGCGGATCAGCCTCCATGTGGCGGTGACGTTGATCGTCATCACCTTGTCGAAGACCTTCGCCTCGACATGGCCGATTGGCGAGATGACACCGAGCACACCGGCATTCAGGACCGCGATGTCGAGCTTGCCCCAGCGCTCGAAGATGTGGCCGCCGAGCTGGTCGATCGCGGCCATGTCCGAGAGGTCGAAGGGCACCAGCGTTGCCGTGCCGCCAACCGCCTTGATGGCGTCATCAAGCTCTTCCAGGCCGCCGACGGTGCGGGCACAGGCAATGACATGCGCGCCGGCCTTGGCAAGTTCGATCGCGGTGAAATAGCCGATGCCCCGCGAGGCGCCGGTGACGAGCGCAAGCCGTCCCTTGAGGTCGATGGTCATGGTCTGTCCTGTATCCCTAGAGCATGTCCGGCTCAAGCCGGATCACATGCTCTATCTCCTTGTTTTAACGCAGTCCGGACGCAAAACCGCTGGCGCACTTTTGCTGGACTTGCTCTGGAGCTCAGCCGTTGGCGGCGAGCATGCTTTCCTTGCGGCCCGGCTTCTCGCTTTCCTTGTCGACGAGGCGCGTCGGATAGTCGCCGGTGAAATAGTGGTCGGTGAATTGCGGGTTGGCCGGATCGCGCGGGGCGCCGCCGACCGCGGTGTAGAGGCCGTCGATCGATAGGAAAGCCAGGGAATCCGCGCCGATATACTTCGCCATCGCCTCGTCGCCGG encodes the following:
- the cysS gene encoding cysteine--tRNA ligase, encoding MAGGLKLYNTLTREKVDFEPIDPDNVRMYVCGPTVYDFAHIGNARPVIVFDVLFRLLRHTYGADKVTYVRNITDVDDKINARALRDFGGQIADGSMSLNEAIRAVTGKTESQFHEDVASLGCLKPTVEPRATDNIPQMITIIQRLLDMGHAYVASGSEGHEVLFSTASMADYGMLSKRKLEDQQAGARVAVESHKMNPADFVLWKQSADTEPGWPASFTFEKITTPIYGRPGWHIECSAMSDRYLWEEIKDRLSPKAKAKPHQFDIHGGGLDLIFPHHENEIAQSCCAFDNDLMATVWMHNGFLQVEGRKMSKSEGNFVTINELLATEKFGGRKWPGEVLRLAMLMTHYREPIDFSVKRLEEAERLLAKWPAGDAGDVAPDAAVLEALSDDLNTVAAVQAIHALAQAANADPSKLPLFVASAALLGVAPKKAELSDDLSAAVQALVDMRLEMLKAKNFAEADKIRDELAAKGIQLKDGKDKETGERVTTWEVKR
- a CDS encoding SDR family NAD(P)-dependent oxidoreductase — encoded protein: MTIDLKGRLALVTGASRGIGYFTAIELAKAGAHVIACARTVGGLEELDDAIKAVGGTATLVPFDLSDMAAIDQLGGHIFERWGKLDIAVLNAGVLGVISPIGHVEAKVFDKVMTINVTATWRLIRSLEPLLVKSDQGRALILSSGAAHKCRPFWGPYSASKAAVEALARTWAAETQRLPLRVLSVDPGATRTAMRAQAMPGEDPATLPHPSEVAAKLLPLVGPDQTETGKLFIVREGKMVDYRMPE
- a CDS encoding DMT family transporter codes for the protein MSPRDFAAYAYLSLAWGLSFVLLLHVVDAFGWIGAVTFRCFIAGALLYLIARAMRRRLDFRAGWLPFTIVGATTVAGQLVGLSYATPLIGTAMAAIFVASIPLFSMVIAQLWGLERITQARVLGLALGTIGIIMLVGFPAVPVTFAFLLGCAAMVGSTFSAAFGSNYASRYLSGTGPWEVTIGSFIAGGILTLPLLWFVPVPTTPAAIDYLYLVALAALMSALTYVLYFGLVKSIGATAAISVEFVVTVVAVLVGALILDEPLTVLQLMGGAVIIVGCALVLGIVRTPRRVA
- a CDS encoding endonuclease domain-containing protein — encoded protein: MPHAPVPPQRRAHAKRMRHEMTDAERKLWGCLRAHRLMGLGFRRQVPIAGFIVDFACSDHKLIVEVDGSRHGNDADIAYDAARTRRLEQDGWTVLRFWNDDVLRDIDNVCQHIVIVAGKGWS
- a CDS encoding GGDEF domain-containing protein translates to MDHSLHLPTVMIVHALITLISTVVTIYMWLRNRDSRILPMLVAAGLAGCTAMFLHSARSSLPLFLSSGVGLGLGVFAVGLYWQAVVVFEGGKASLTKASIGLIVWTALWLMPVVYQSVELRTTILGLLIAGYCFLTAEDILRKAKREPLPSRSIAAVANLIRGAVWLAPVPLSLFVGPAYAADGTTAPWFAYIVLANSMMIVLTLVALLMLAKERDELRYRLASERDPLTNLANRRTFVTSACKMLQEQEGASLLLLDIDHFKVVNDTHGHAAGDQVLLAFSRTIEQRMPKGWLFARIGGEEFACLMPRMSAQKAVAVAENLRLAVADMLLPASSPLRVTVSIGVSEAKERGADLDELLATADAALYRAKADGRNCVRLYEPVALLAETGNTLALAVEQPRRRLARMRRRAG
- a CDS encoding GFA family protein, whose translation is MSEIESGGCQCGAIRFQASKLGRPSICHCRMCQKQFGSFFGAFVTADQAHLTWTRGQPMLYRSSAKVKRGFCGKCGTPLTYQHPGGVELAIGTFDHPERFEPQIQVNHHQRLPWIDQLFETPVYTSPEYEAFFASIESFQHPDHDTAQWPPEDDQ